The proteins below are encoded in one region of Paenibacillus sp. YYML68:
- a CDS encoding DEAD/DEAH box helicase, translating to MKNFNEFGLEPKVLRAITEMGFEESTPIQEKAIPVALEGRDLIGQAQTGTGKTAAFGIPLINKIDIKEERIVALIMCPTRELAIQVGEEIEKLGRFKGIRSLPIYGGQDIVKQIRGLRKKPQIIIGTPGRLLDHINRKTIKLDDVQTVILDEADEMLDMGFMDDIQSILKLVPENRQTMLFSATMPVNIQKLAQQFLTNPEHVSVIPKQVSAPLIEQAYIELHERQKFEALCRLIDMEAPDLAIIFGRTKRRVDELSEALQKRGYSAEGLHGDLSQNQRDNVMRKFRDGSIDVLVATDVAARGLDVSGVTHVINFDLPQDPESYVHRIGRTGRAGKEGVAYTFVTPREIDHLHFIEKITRHRIARKPMPSLAEAIEGKQKLTAERVLEVLQNDEHNEFKGLAITLLEQHDSVHLLAAALKMLTGGDKKVVDIELTPEDPIRAKKRRPDVRSSGRRPSGGPYSTAGGARRNDRGGYDRDRGGDRGGYRRDGRREGGGGGGYRDGGNREYRGGRSEQGRENRSSGPSNSSSRSNQETLV from the coding sequence TTGAAAAACTTTAATGAATTCGGACTTGAGCCGAAGGTGTTGCGTGCCATTACAGAGATGGGCTTTGAGGAATCGACTCCGATCCAAGAGAAGGCTATCCCCGTTGCATTGGAAGGTCGCGACCTCATCGGTCAGGCACAAACGGGTACTGGTAAAACCGCTGCTTTCGGCATCCCGCTCATTAATAAGATCGACATTAAGGAAGAACGGATCGTTGCGCTCATCATGTGTCCTACGCGTGAGCTTGCCATTCAGGTTGGTGAGGAGATTGAGAAGCTTGGACGCTTCAAAGGCATTCGCTCCCTGCCGATCTACGGCGGTCAAGATATCGTGAAGCAGATTCGCGGCCTGCGTAAGAAGCCGCAAATTATTATCGGTACGCCTGGACGCTTGCTCGATCATATCAACCGTAAGACGATCAAGCTTGACGATGTACAGACCGTCATTCTCGACGAAGCGGATGAAATGCTCGACATGGGCTTCATGGACGACATTCAGTCGATCCTCAAGCTCGTTCCAGAAAATCGCCAGACGATGCTGTTCTCGGCTACGATGCCGGTTAACATTCAGAAGCTTGCTCAGCAGTTTTTAACGAACCCGGAGCATGTTTCGGTCATTCCGAAGCAGGTAAGCGCGCCGCTGATCGAGCAAGCGTATATCGAGCTTCATGAGCGTCAAAAGTTCGAGGCGCTATGCCGACTGATCGACATGGAAGCACCGGACTTGGCTATCATCTTCGGCCGCACGAAGCGCCGCGTCGATGAGCTGTCCGAGGCGCTGCAGAAGCGTGGCTATTCGGCAGAAGGCTTGCACGGCGACTTGTCCCAAAACCAGCGTGACAACGTCATGCGCAAGTTCCGCGACGGCAGCATTGATGTGCTCGTAGCGACTGACGTAGCGGCTCGCGGTCTTGACGTGTCAGGCGTGACGCACGTTATTAACTTCGACCTTCCGCAAGATCCGGAAAGCTATGTACACCGTATTGGTCGTACAGGTCGTGCAGGTAAGGAAGGCGTTGCGTACACGTTCGTTACACCGCGTGAGATCGATCACTTGCACTTCATTGAGAAAATCACGCGTCACCGCATTGCCCGCAAGCCGATGCCTAGCCTCGCGGAAGCGATCGAGGGCAAGCAGAAGCTGACAGCTGAGCGCGTGCTCGAAGTGCTTCAGAACGATGAGCACAATGAGTTTAAGGGACTTGCGATCACGCTCCTGGAGCAGCACGACTCTGTACACTTACTTGCTGCAGCATTGAAGATGCTCACTGGCGGTGACAAGAAGGTCGTGGACATCGAGCTTACGCCAGAGGATCCGATCCGCGCGAAGAAGCGTCGTCCAGACGTCCGTTCGAGCGGTCGCAGACCATCCGGTGGTCCTTACAGCACAGCAGGCGGTGCTCGTCGCAACGACCGTGGCGGCTACGATCGTGACCGCGGTGGAGACCGTGGCGGCTACCGTCGTGATGGACGCCGTGAAGGCGGCGGTGGTGGCGGCTACCGTGATGGAGGCAATCGCGAGTATCGCGGCGGTCGTTCGGAGCAGGGCCGTGAGAACCGCAGCAGCGGACCATCGAACAGCTCGAGCCGTTCTAACCAAGAGACGCTTGTGTAA
- a CDS encoding DUF1499 domain-containing protein, protein MLKRALVGLIRSHEATGDKAKDPQLKTRYYKLSKEQAMDEVVNMIKKLSGYKLLHEVRSVGEIVLEKRTITGRTQDITITLFGINPVKTAIDIYSASRGSLGDLGSNYRTILDLIKHIDKRLSAYRMHE, encoded by the coding sequence TTGCTTAAGCGCGCCTTGGTCGGTCTTATTCGCAGCCATGAAGCTACAGGGGATAAAGCAAAGGATCCGCAGCTGAAGACACGTTATTATAAGCTTTCAAAAGAGCAAGCGATGGATGAAGTGGTCAATATGATCAAAAAATTAAGCGGCTACAAGCTGCTTCATGAGGTTCGCAGTGTCGGGGAAATTGTTCTGGAGAAGCGCACGATTACGGGTCGTACTCAAGATATTACGATAACGCTGTTTGGCATTAATCCGGTGAAAACAGCGATCGATATATACTCTGCATCGCGAGGCTCGCTTGGAGATCTTGGATCCAATTATCGGACTATTCTGGATCTTATAAAGCATATCGATAAGCGACTTTCAGCTTATCGCATGCATGAATAG
- a CDS encoding MFS transporter, giving the protein MNKQLWSLRGLNFSFYATTGVLNPFLPIYLEARGYTSAQIGLLMMIGPFITIFAQPMWGYISDRYQALKTIVFSLWAMTLLSSFGIFGSTSYTFLFMFMLLLYFFLLSSQPLLDTLSIRVAQRADATYGSIRLWGSIGFMLLSMSTGFLLDVIGGIDHIAYLYWGIWLLPFLFLLLARNEKGEGNAVVSLSAFGQMLKNKQFVWFLFLVFILMVPHRMNDSLLALYMKDLGATDVMVGWAWALAAGSEIPTLALLARYLTRFHELALLGVVSILYTVRWFLYGYLDDPFMLMMLQASHSITFAVFWITAVQYVVRLVPSHLQSTGQSLLAMIFLGLAGITGGYAGGYVKDWLGGDAMYYIGAVFAAVSAVLFLGTHSYLRKHNDPAV; this is encoded by the coding sequence ATGAACAAACAGCTTTGGTCATTGCGAGGTCTCAATTTCTCGTTTTATGCGACGACAGGCGTGTTGAATCCGTTCTTGCCGATCTATCTGGAGGCTCGCGGCTACACCTCGGCGCAGATCGGTCTGCTTATGATGATCGGTCCGTTCATTACGATATTTGCCCAGCCGATGTGGGGGTATATCAGCGACAGGTATCAGGCGCTCAAGACGATCGTATTCTCGCTGTGGGCGATGACATTATTGTCAAGCTTCGGCATATTCGGCTCCACCAGCTACACCTTCTTGTTTATGTTTATGCTGCTGCTTTACTTTTTCTTACTCTCATCACAGCCGTTGTTGGACACACTCTCGATTCGCGTCGCGCAGCGTGCGGATGCTACGTACGGCTCGATCCGGTTATGGGGCTCTATCGGCTTTATGCTGCTGTCGATGTCCACAGGCTTTTTGCTCGATGTCATAGGTGGAATTGATCATATCGCTTACTTGTACTGGGGGATCTGGCTGCTTCCGTTCCTCTTCCTGCTCCTCGCCCGTAATGAGAAAGGGGAAGGCAACGCCGTTGTTTCCTTGAGCGCCTTCGGTCAAATGCTGAAGAATAAGCAGTTCGTCTGGTTTCTGTTCCTCGTCTTCATCCTGATGGTGCCGCACCGGATGAATGATTCCTTGCTGGCGCTCTACATGAAGGACTTGGGCGCAACCGATGTAATGGTCGGCTGGGCTTGGGCGCTAGCCGCAGGTAGTGAAATTCCGACGCTCGCCTTGCTGGCGAGATATTTGACACGCTTTCACGAGCTGGCGCTGCTAGGTGTCGTGTCGATTCTATACACGGTGCGATGGTTTCTGTATGGGTATTTGGACGACCCGTTCATGCTCATGATGCTTCAGGCGTCACATAGCATCACGTTCGCCGTGTTCTGGATTACCGCTGTGCAATATGTGGTGCGGCTCGTGCCTAGCCATCTCCAATCGACAGGCCAGTCGTTGCTGGCGATGATCTTCCTTGGTCTAGCAGGGATTACGGGGGGCTACGCCGGCGGGTATGTGAAGGATTGGCTCGGAGGAGATGCGATGTACTACATCGGCGCGGTCTTCGCGGCTGTATCTGCGGTGCTGTTCCTCGGGACGCACAGCTACTTGCGCAAGCACAACGATCCCGCTGTTTAA
- the ung gene encoding uracil-DNA glycosylase encodes MMLEPTLDWARLLETELQQPYYEELQLRLAQEYDRHAVYPRQEHIYAALHLTPYSRVKAVILGQDPYHGPGQAHGLSFSVMPGVVLPPSLRNMFKELGSDLGLPMPEHGCLVHWASEGVLLLNTVLTVRDGEPGSHQRLGWETFTDRIITLLNEREQPVVFVLWGAHAQKKLPLIDRSRHHVLCSAHPSPLSARRGFFGSKPYSRTNEYLLRQGLAPINWQLPADVTI; translated from the coding sequence ATGATGCTGGAGCCTACGCTTGACTGGGCGCGATTGCTGGAGACTGAGCTGCAGCAGCCTTATTATGAGGAGCTGCAGCTCAGGCTGGCACAGGAATATGATCGCCATGCCGTATACCCGCGGCAGGAGCACATCTATGCAGCGCTGCATCTGACGCCATACTCGAGGGTGAAGGCGGTCATCCTCGGCCAAGATCCATACCACGGACCAGGACAGGCGCATGGCCTGAGCTTCTCCGTCATGCCGGGAGTCGTGCTGCCACCTAGCCTGCGCAATATGTTCAAGGAGCTGGGCAGCGATCTTGGCTTGCCGATGCCGGAGCACGGCTGTCTTGTGCATTGGGCGAGCGAGGGTGTGCTGCTGCTGAACACGGTGCTCACGGTACGGGACGGGGAGCCGGGCTCGCACCAGCGACTAGGATGGGAAACATTTACAGATCGGATCATAACGCTTCTGAACGAGAGGGAGCAGCCGGTCGTGTTCGTGCTGTGGGGCGCTCATGCGCAGAAGAAGCTTCCGCTCATCGATCGCAGCCGTCACCACGTTCTGTGCTCCGCCCATCCGAGTCCGCTGTCGGCGCGCCGAGGCTTCTTCGGCAGCAAGCCGTATTCGCGGACGAACGAATATTTGCTTCGTCAAGGACTTGCTCCGATCAACTGGCAGCTGCCTGCTGATGTCACGATATAG
- a CDS encoding YesL family protein, with translation MEFRGIMGGLYRISEWIMRLSVINVLWVICGIPFFLLGLALLSPANVDMVYQTLFLMAVVSPFTLFPSTAAMFSVARKWLTGEEDVPLIKTFFRGYKANFVQAMLGGLIYMVLVAVLVANFQFYGNQGGLFGILRFLVMSISVLLLISMFHFFSILTHLHMKTLQIVKNALLITIGSPIRSISMIVLNGAVMYVSFFVFTFLIPFFMGSMVAIVSFWHFNLIFGKIQEQQQALDKKDDEEESDELSEPEAALAAEPRKNDTPDVK, from the coding sequence TTGGAGTTTCGAGGAATTATGGGCGGACTATACCGCATATCCGAATGGATTATGAGGCTGTCTGTCATTAATGTGCTTTGGGTTATATGTGGCATCCCTTTCTTTCTATTAGGGCTCGCGCTGCTAAGTCCGGCTAACGTGGATATGGTGTATCAGACATTATTTCTGATGGCGGTCGTATCGCCGTTCACCTTGTTTCCGTCGACAGCTGCGATGTTTAGTGTCGCTCGGAAGTGGCTGACAGGGGAAGAGGATGTCCCGCTCATCAAGACGTTCTTCCGCGGCTATAAGGCGAACTTCGTACAAGCGATGCTGGGCGGACTCATCTATATGGTGCTGGTCGCGGTGCTCGTTGCTAATTTTCAGTTTTATGGCAATCAAGGCGGGCTGTTCGGCATTTTGCGATTCTTGGTGATGTCGATCTCGGTGCTGCTGCTGATCTCCATGTTCCACTTCTTCTCGATCTTGACGCATCTGCATATGAAGACGCTTCAGATAGTGAAGAATGCGCTCCTCATTACAATAGGAAGCCCGATTCGCTCTATCTCCATGATCGTGTTGAATGGAGCTGTCATGTATGTTAGCTTCTTCGTGTTCACGTTTCTCATTCCGTTCTTTATGGGCAGCATGGTTGCGATCGTGTCGTTCTGGCACTTCAATCTGATCTTCGGTAAGATCCAGGAGCAGCAGCAGGCGCTCGACAAGAAAGACGATGAGGAAGAGTCGGATGAGCTGTCCGAGCCAGAGGCCGCGCTGGCCGCTGAGCCTCGTAAGAACGACACACCGGACGTTAAATAA
- the fsa gene encoding fructose-6-phosphate aldolase: protein MKLFIDTANVEEIRKAHELGVIAGVTTNPSLIAKEGRDFFETVKEISAIVGNMPISAEVISLKADEMVEQGKKLASLGDGIVVKVPMTEDGLKATSQFAKLGIKTNVTLIFSSTQALLAARAGATYVSPFVGRLDDINQIGMNMIKEVSEIFTIHDIQSEIITASVRTTTHVIEAALQGAHIATVPYKVIQQMARHPLTDAGIERFLKDWEGANQSVF from the coding sequence ATGAAGCTGTTTATTGACACAGCCAACGTAGAAGAGATCCGTAAAGCGCACGAGCTGGGCGTTATCGCAGGTGTAACGACGAACCCTTCGCTGATCGCCAAGGAAGGCCGTGATTTCTTCGAAACGGTGAAGGAAATCTCGGCGATTGTCGGCAACATGCCGATTAGCGCTGAAGTGATCAGTCTTAAGGCTGATGAGATGGTGGAGCAAGGTAAGAAGCTGGCATCGCTAGGCGACGGTATCGTTGTGAAGGTGCCGATGACTGAGGACGGCCTGAAGGCGACGAGCCAGTTTGCGAAGCTGGGCATCAAGACGAACGTTACGTTGATCTTCAGCTCCACACAGGCATTGCTGGCGGCACGTGCAGGCGCTACTTATGTATCTCCGTTCGTAGGTCGTCTGGATGATATTAATCAGATCGGAATGAACATGATTAAGGAAGTTAGCGAAATTTTCACCATTCATGACATCCAATCCGAAATTATTACCGCAAGCGTGCGCACGACGACTCACGTCATTGAGGCAGCTCTGCAGGGCGCGCATATCGCGACTGTCCCTTATAAGGTTATTCAGCAAATGGCTCGCCATCCGCTCACGGATGCAGGGATCGAGCGTTTCCTGAAAGATTGGGAAGGCGCGAATCAATCGGTATTTTAG
- a CDS encoding tetraprenyl-beta-curcumene synthase family protein, which produces MTRVYRYVLPGVREQLKHWRSRAEAMPDPELRTQALQSMTTKEFHCIGGCVYAAAHPSMRHVLIPLIVAFQTISDYLDNLCDRSTSLDPVDFRRLHQSMLDAVNPAATLHDYYEFREEKQDADYLNDLVKTCQASLRLLPSYVLVAERVQELVGLYCDLQVYKHIHKDHREKALLDWWAEHQSKYDTIAWNEFAAATGSTLGVFMLFLAASEEKLQQETIHSIHEAYFPYICSLHILLDYLIDQEEDRIGGDLNFCSYYANMDSTVERIEYIVGEAKRRSQSIAHAAFHRMIIEGLLALYLSDPKVSRQQQVKRVSRRLMKGSPWMRLFFLVNSVWIRTIS; this is translated from the coding sequence ATGACCCGCGTATACCGGTATGTACTGCCGGGCGTGCGGGAGCAGCTGAAGCATTGGCGCAGCCGGGCGGAAGCGATGCCGGACCCGGAGCTGCGCACACAGGCGCTGCAGAGTATGACGACCAAGGAGTTTCATTGTATTGGCGGGTGTGTGTACGCTGCGGCACATCCATCGATGCGCCATGTGCTCATACCGCTTATTGTCGCTTTTCAGACGATCAGCGATTATTTGGATAATCTGTGCGACCGCAGCACATCGCTCGACCCTGTTGACTTCCGCAGGCTCCATCAATCGATGCTCGATGCGGTCAATCCGGCGGCCACGCTGCACGATTATTACGAGTTCCGTGAGGAGAAGCAGGACGCGGATTACTTGAACGACTTGGTGAAGACATGCCAGGCATCGCTAAGGCTGCTCCCGTCTTATGTCCTTGTCGCTGAGCGTGTACAGGAGCTAGTCGGTCTATATTGCGACCTGCAGGTGTACAAGCATATCCATAAGGATCACCGGGAGAAGGCACTGCTCGATTGGTGGGCGGAGCATCAGTCGAAGTACGATACGATCGCGTGGAACGAGTTTGCGGCAGCGACAGGGTCGACGCTCGGTGTCTTCATGCTGTTCCTGGCTGCCTCAGAGGAGAAGCTGCAGCAGGAGACGATTCATTCGATTCACGAGGCTTATTTCCCATACATATGCAGTCTGCACATACTGCTGGATTACTTGATCGATCAAGAGGAAGACCGGATTGGCGGCGATTTGAATTTTTGCAGCTATTATGCCAATATGGATTCTACCGTCGAGAGGATCGAGTATATTGTCGGTGAGGCGAAGCGTCGTTCGCAATCGATTGCACACGCTGCCTTTCATCGGATGATTATAGAAGGACTGCTAGCTCTGTACTTATCTGATCCGAAGGTAAGCAGGCAGCAGCAGGTGAAGCGGGTTTCCAGGCGACTCATGAAGGGCAGTCCATGGATGCGCCTGTTTTTTCTAGTGAATAGTGTCTGGATTCGTACGATTTCGTAA
- a CDS encoding putative glycoside hydrolase — MELILAAFLMAWGGVNAEQPGLTVEQVAQASLDSKNMTASQPQGVAATPASNPGDPLLPLTKLDPQPDAPKVKGIYATAHSAAGARMSTLLKLLDETELNAMVIDVKDDWGYITYNTGNPTLLAMDTTKKIIPDISKLMTTLKEHDIYPIARVVVFKDTILAKKKPELSFQNPDGTVWGNNKNPSDSFVNPYQKEVWDYNIEVAKEAAKAGFKEIQFDYVRFPEGFEKRADILSYYKDERSRIQAVAEFVKYAHEQLAPLGVRVSVDIFGYAASVPAAEGIGQDFQKISQNVDVICPMIYPSHYTTGWFGSKVPDAAPYATIAGATKDTHKKLEPLGDIKPVVRPWIQDFTASWVPGYIRYGKQQVEDQIRALNDNGVEEFLLWNAVNTYTPGVNY; from the coding sequence ATGGAACTCATATTGGCCGCATTCCTTATGGCCTGGGGCGGAGTCAACGCCGAGCAGCCTGGCCTCACGGTTGAGCAAGTCGCTCAAGCATCACTTGATTCGAAGAATATGACCGCCTCGCAGCCTCAAGGCGTTGCTGCTACCCCTGCGTCGAATCCGGGTGATCCGCTGCTGCCGCTTACGAAGCTCGACCCTCAGCCGGACGCGCCGAAGGTGAAGGGCATCTACGCCACTGCACACAGTGCAGCAGGCGCACGCATGAGCACGCTGCTGAAGCTACTCGATGAGACCGAGCTGAACGCCATGGTCATTGATGTGAAGGATGACTGGGGCTACATTACGTACAACACCGGCAACCCAACATTGCTCGCCATGGATACGACTAAGAAAATTATTCCCGACATCAGCAAGCTGATGACGACGCTGAAGGAGCATGACATCTATCCGATCGCCCGCGTCGTCGTATTCAAGGACACCATCCTTGCGAAGAAGAAGCCGGAGCTGTCGTTCCAAAATCCGGACGGCACCGTATGGGGCAATAACAAGAACCCGTCCGACAGCTTCGTCAACCCGTATCAAAAAGAAGTGTGGGACTATAACATTGAGGTAGCCAAAGAAGCAGCCAAGGCTGGCTTCAAAGAAATTCAGTTCGACTACGTCCGCTTCCCGGAAGGGTTCGAGAAGCGTGCCGATATACTGTCCTATTACAAGGATGAACGGTCACGCATTCAGGCTGTTGCCGAATTCGTCAAATACGCCCACGAGCAGCTTGCACCGCTCGGCGTGCGCGTGTCCGTCGATATATTCGGATATGCCGCTTCTGTACCAGCTGCGGAGGGGATTGGTCAAGATTTCCAGAAAATATCTCAAAACGTCGACGTCATCTGTCCGATGATCTATCCGAGCCATTACACGACGGGCTGGTTCGGCTCCAAGGTGCCTGACGCAGCGCCCTATGCAACGATCGCAGGCGCGACGAAGGATACGCATAAGAAGCTTGAGCCTCTAGGTGACATAAAGCCTGTCGTCCGACCTTGGATCCAGGACTTCACCGCAAGCTGGGTGCCGGGCTACATCCGCTATGGCAAGCAGCAGGTCGAGGACCAGATTCGCGCGCTGAACGACAACGGCGTCGAGGAGTTCCTCCTCTGGAACGCAGTCAACACGTATACGCCTGGCGTGAACTACTAG
- the pfkA gene encoding 6-phosphofructokinase, which produces MMSVKKIAVLTSGGDSQGMNAAVRAVVRSGLYHGLEVYAVQRGYAGLINDDIRQMDLRSVGDIIQRGGTILQTARCKEFLTPEGQQLGADNLRKHGIDGLVVVGGDGSYQGANKLSKLGIKTMGLPGTIDNDIPFTDFTIGFDTAVSIVVDAINKLRDTMSSHERSSVVEVMGRHCGDIALYAGLASGAETILVPEIDYDLDEISNRMAENFALGKRHSIVIVAEGVGKGEDIAKGITERNGIEPRVTVLGHIQRGGTPTHNDRVLASNLGDFAVRSLIAGESGKACGIIRGELVLTDIDQVVHTKKEFNMELYNLAKRLSQ; this is translated from the coding sequence ATGATGTCAGTGAAAAAAATTGCTGTTCTGACGAGCGGCGGCGATTCGCAAGGGATGAATGCGGCGGTGCGCGCTGTCGTGAGAAGTGGTCTGTATCACGGTCTTGAGGTGTACGCGGTTCAGCGTGGCTACGCCGGACTCATTAACGATGACATTCGTCAGATGGACCTGCGAAGCGTAGGTGATATTATTCAGCGCGGCGGCACCATTCTGCAGACGGCCCGCTGCAAGGAGTTCTTGACGCCGGAAGGCCAGCAGCTCGGCGCAGACAACCTGCGCAAGCATGGCATTGACGGACTCGTTGTCGTAGGCGGAGACGGCTCGTACCAGGGCGCGAACAAGCTGAGCAAGCTCGGCATTAAGACGATGGGCTTGCCGGGCACGATTGATAACGACATTCCGTTCACCGATTTCACGATCGGCTTCGATACAGCAGTCAGCATCGTGGTCGATGCGATCAACAAGCTGCGCGACACGATGAGCTCTCATGAGCGTTCGTCGGTCGTTGAGGTTATGGGCCGTCACTGCGGAGACATCGCCTTGTATGCAGGTCTTGCGAGCGGCGCAGAGACGATTCTCGTGCCGGAGATTGATTACGATCTGGATGAGATCTCGAACCGGATGGCGGAGAACTTCGCACTAGGCAAGCGTCATAGTATTGTCATTGTCGCAGAAGGCGTCGGCAAGGGCGAGGACATCGCGAAGGGTATCACAGAGCGCAACGGCATCGAGCCGCGTGTTACGGTGCTTGGTCATATTCAGCGCGGCGGCACGCCGACGCACAATGACCGTGTTCTTGCGAGCAACCTCGGCGATTTTGCCGTTCGCAGCCTCATTGCTGGAGAGTCTGGCAAAGCATGCGGCATCATTCGCGGCGAGCTCGTGCTGACGGATATCGATCAAGTGGTGCACACGAAGAAGGAATTCAATATGGAGCTGTACAACCTGGCGAAGCGTCTGTCCCAGTAA
- a CDS encoding peroxiredoxin: MLPLGSAAPAFTADSTQGTIKLEEHLGKRPIVLVFYPKNETPICTQQLCAVRDSKEQYAAYDALVLGINPASTEAHSRFASRFMYDFPLISDKDDTIRQLYGVGQLLFGLLGQQRFVYVIGRSGRIIFAQKGNPPTERMLAALKSDQGA; the protein is encoded by the coding sequence ATGCTTCCATTAGGCAGCGCAGCACCCGCCTTCACGGCAGACAGCACCCAAGGCACCATTAAGCTGGAGGAGCATCTTGGCAAGCGCCCGATCGTTCTCGTCTTCTATCCGAAGAACGAAACCCCCATCTGCACACAGCAGCTGTGCGCAGTACGCGATTCGAAGGAGCAATACGCTGCGTACGATGCACTCGTGCTAGGCATTAATCCGGCAAGCACGGAGGCCCATAGCAGGTTTGCCTCGCGCTTCATGTACGACTTCCCGCTCATCAGCGATAAGGATGATACGATTCGCCAGCTGTACGGTGTCGGCCAGCTGCTGTTCGGCTTGCTCGGCCAGCAGCGGTTCGTCTATGTGATCGGCCGAAGCGGACGCATTATTTTCGCGCAGAAGGGCAATCCACCAACAGAGAGAATGCTCGCCGCGCTGAAGAGCGATCAAGGAGCGTAA
- a CDS encoding DUF4178 domain-containing protein encodes MTLWKRAQQIINGKKPLPDVKNREPLEDTQVGDIISMELEEYVVSGKLSYYDQGYAPHRFAYYLQNGKQISCLLVEKGREYECFACEFVEGSLDDPNDVPTQLDLGEGSLYSLEYYREDTLRSEGRTDFRSNDRVMLWRYAGAGGRYFFLQWQDGKYVAMEGVHTPASQLRFMKSAE; translated from the coding sequence ATGACTTTGTGGAAGAGAGCGCAACAGATCATCAATGGCAAGAAGCCCTTACCAGACGTTAAGAACAGAGAGCCACTTGAGGATACGCAGGTCGGCGACATTATATCCATGGAGCTCGAGGAATATGTCGTGTCCGGCAAGCTGTCCTACTACGATCAAGGCTATGCCCCGCATCGCTTCGCTTATTATTTGCAAAACGGCAAACAAATTTCATGCTTGCTTGTGGAAAAGGGACGCGAGTACGAATGCTTCGCCTGCGAGTTTGTCGAAGGCTCGCTGGATGACCCCAATGATGTGCCAACACAGCTAGACCTTGGTGAGGGAAGCTTATACAGCCTTGAATATTACCGCGAGGATACGTTGAGGTCAGAAGGCCGCACTGACTTCCGTTCGAACGACCGCGTTATGCTGTGGCGGTATGCAGGAGCAGGAGGACGGTATTTCTTCCTCCAGTGGCAGGACGGTAAATATGTAGCAATGGAAGGCGTGCATACGCCCGCAAGCCAGCTACGTTTCATGAAATCGGCCGAGTAG
- a CDS encoding DUF4247 domain-containing protein gives MKRMTRWLALLLTISLLVGCGDSGHFIRDNYSLIDVQGQGDSSAKIYSVSGKDVPAVANEIAAAEPPQEMSKESDERMFLIYDHRMIHVQDDPNNDNTTLVEVNSIAYVREHYDSSFLQGYMTAVMLQSVLGGGWLGSRRGTDYRGYTSTRRYDDYGKYQAAPYSGSAGGSAGAPARKPTDAPPATTNRRGSFTQPAKPAPTEGQTGAVRRNDGSTPNYSKAPTGSGSTKPSTTRRTGSFKRR, from the coding sequence ATGAAACGAATGACCAGATGGCTTGCGCTGCTGCTCACGATCTCGCTGCTTGTGGGCTGCGGCGATTCCGGCCATTTTATCCGAGACAATTACTCGTTAATCGATGTGCAGGGTCAAGGCGACAGCTCAGCTAAAATATACAGTGTCTCGGGCAAGGACGTCCCGGCGGTGGCTAACGAAATTGCAGCCGCTGAGCCGCCGCAAGAGATGAGCAAGGAATCAGACGAACGCATGTTCCTCATCTATGACCACCGGATGATTCACGTCCAGGACGATCCGAACAACGACAATACGACGCTCGTCGAAGTCAATTCGATTGCCTACGTAAGGGAGCACTACGATTCGTCCTTCCTGCAAGGATACATGACAGCCGTCATGCTGCAGTCCGTCCTCGGAGGAGGCTGGCTCGGCAGCAGGCGCGGAACCGACTACAGAGGCTACACCTCCACCCGCAGATATGACGATTATGGCAAATACCAAGCGGCGCCGTATTCCGGCTCTGCTGGCGGCTCTGCGGGCGCTCCTGCAAGGAAGCCGACCGACGCTCCACCGGCGACTACCAATCGTCGAGGCAGCTTCACGCAGCCGGCGAAGCCTGCACCGACAGAAGGACAGACGGGCGCTGTTCGGCGCAACGATGGCTCCACTCCGAACTACAGCAAAGCACCGACCGGCAGCGGTAGCACGAAACCGAGCACGACGCGGCGCACCGGCTCCTTCAAGCGACGCTAA
- a CDS encoding DUF3906 family protein, with protein MYLYRMEVELRDRSVQLVVMAETDEQAFDSLEELIGRFYVKTPDVQSAAIIEKKRAVKGSGYVLDPGV; from the coding sequence ATGTATTTGTACAGAATGGAAGTAGAACTGCGGGACAGAAGTGTGCAGCTCGTCGTTATGGCGGAGACGGATGAGCAGGCGTTCGACAGTCTGGAGGAGCTCATCGGTCGCTTCTATGTGAAGACACCTGATGTGCAGTCTGCAGCGATCATCGAGAAGAAGCGTGCGGTGAAGGGCTCCGGCTACGTTCTGGACCCCGGCGTATAA